One genomic region from Anopheles bellator chromosome 2, idAnoBellAS_SP24_06.2, whole genome shotgun sequence encodes:
- the LOC131212749 gene encoding uncharacterized protein LOC131212749 isoform X2, with protein sequence MWSVCKIRGRGRTGQALVWSIVTSILAILLQPANATQYRVDIKTSVVYGPNTTVNIDAVLYTDGALVKDDYIVYWRDNTPLQHRIDDISSQVPRFNWTISFPHSVPSGTYEATITVKKLWVFVPLDCAKASVKFNLTSILSGELQLSQNDTLVDSTYIASTLPLNQSVSVSERDRVALEEAAYVRTFWFINCQYIGTSSELSTLGNYTKENETYTIEALVVASFEKLPDPTTTTTTTTTTTTTTTTTTTPATTTTTTTTTSTTPPTTTTSTTPATTTTSSTSTTTSTPKPKELSSTEPTSGSSGHPLPTGWQRSRRDANPSLRLDSSAGDVLSLKGISPALLSMIDSKNIVRPDGSKESPSNEPSVDSMQLARLEKKSNTKFFLDDAKQPFVCGNSSMVPPDPAKVYGHFQRTIVVQTPIARFNVSGQQWVKQGQPVDLVFQCSGSPPFEFCVNFNTGPHNMTGNETCDHGWEPARDGICRYQLHRFFFDKKLGSIVFFVRNRISNYITQVGIQFYENQPKSQLSVIIVPIGFCLLAVTLVVFGVAYYIQNRDRFIVEVADFNFGDTSSLDDDMEYKTFHQRLVDSLRDSVRVPRFNFRRSSAHDVDDVSPGGGPGGDSSLRYGSMT encoded by the exons ATGTGGTCCGTGTGCAAGATCCGCGGGCGTGGTAGAACTGGCCAGGCATTAGTTTGGAGCATTGTTACGTCCATTCTCGCCATTCTACTGCAACCAG CGAATGCCACCCAGTACCGAGTGGATATAAAAACGTCGGTAGTCTATGGCCCAAATACGACGGTAAATATCGACGCCGTTCTGTACACGGACGGAGCGTTGGTCAAAGACGATTACATTGTCTATTGGCGCGACAACACACCACTGCAGCACCGGATAGAT GATATCAGCTCGCAGGTTCCCCGTTTTAATTGGACCATTTCGTTCCCTCATTCGGTCCCGTCCGGTACGTACGAAGCTACCATAACGGTGAAGAAGCTATGGGTGTTTGTTCCGTTAGATTGTGCCAAGGCATCTGTAAAGTTTAACCTGACCA GCATACTTAGCGGGGAGCTGCAGTTGTCACAGAACGACACACTCGTTGATAGCACGTACATAGCGAGCACCTTGCCGCTCAACCAGAGCGTTAGCGTTTCGGAACGGGACCGTGTAGCGCTCGAGGAGGCCGCATACGTGCGAACGTTTTGGTTCATCAATTGCCAGTACATCGGTACATCGAGCGAACTTTCCACATTGGGCAACTACACGAAGGAGAACGAAACATACACCATCGAGGCTTTGGTGGTAGCATCCTTTGAGAAG CTTCCCGACccaacaaccacaaccactaccacaaccacaaccaccaccactaccaccaccaccaccacaccagccacaacaacgacaacgacaacaacaacatcgacaACACCACCCACAActacaacatcaacaacccCCGCCACTACGACCACGAGTTCCACATCAACAACCACATCGACTCCAAAACCCAAAGAATTATCGTCAACGGAACCAACTTCTGGCAGTTCCGGTCATCCACTTCCGACCGGCTGGCAGCGCAGTAGGCGGGATGCGAATCCTTCGCTCAGGCTGGACTCGAGCGCGGGTGACGTATTGTCACTGAAAGGCATAAGCCCAGCGTTGCTTAGTATGATAGACAGTAAAA ACATTGTGCGGCCAGATGGCTCCAAGGAATCGCCCTCAAACGAGCCATCGGTGGACAGTATGCAACTAGCAAGGCTAGAAAAGAAATCCAACACAAAGTTCTTCCTGGATGATGCAAAACAGCCGTTCGTTTGTGGCAACAGTTCGATGGTCCCGCCGGATCCGGCCAAAGTGTACGGCCACTTTCAGCGAACGATCGTCGTACAGA CTCCGATCGCTCGTTTCAACGTCTCGGGACAGCAGTGGGTTAAGCAGGGCCAACCGGTTGACCTTGTGTTTCAGTGCAGTGGTTCACCACCGTTTGAGTTTTGTGTCAACTTC AACACAGGCCCCCACAATATGACAGGCAACGAAACCTGTGATCACGGATGGGAACCGGCGAGAGATGGCATTTGTCGCTATCAACTTCATCGGTTTTTCTTTGACAAAAAGCTCGGTTCgatcgtgttttttgtgcGTAATCGCATTTCCAACTACATAACCCAAGTCGGCATCCAGTTCTACGAGA ATCAGCCGAAGTCGCAGCTCTCGGTGATAATTGTACCGATCGGGTTCTGTCTGCTCGCCGTTACGCTGGTAGTATTTGGTGTGGCGTACTACATTCAGAACCGTGATCGGTTTATCGTGGAGGTGGCAGACTTCAACTTTGGTGACACGAGTTCGCTGGACGACGACATGGAGTACAAAACGTTCCACCAACGGCTGGTAGACAGTTTGCGGGACTCGGTCAGAGTACCACGCTTCAACTTCCGCCGGTCCAGTGCGCACGACGTGGACGATGTGTCGCCTGGAGGAGGGCCAGGCGGCGATTCTTCGTTGCGTTACGGATCGATGACCTAA
- the LOC131212749 gene encoding uncharacterized protein LOC131212749 isoform X1: protein MWSVCKIRGRGRTGQALVWSIVTSILAILLQPANATQYRVDIKTSVVYGPNTTVNIDAVLYTDGALVKDDYIVYWRDNTPLQHRIDDISSQVPRFNWTISFPHSVPSGTYEATITVKKLWVFVPLDCAKASVKFNLTSILSGELQLSQNDTLVDSTYIASTLPLNQSVSVSERDRVALEEAAYVRTFWFINCQYIGTSSELSTLGNYTKENETYTIEALVVASFEKLPDPTTTTTTTTTTTTTTTTTTTPATTTTTTTTTSTTPPTTTTSTTPATTTTSSTSTTTSTPKPKELSSTEPTSGSSGHPLPTGWQRSRRDANPSLRLDSSAGDVLSLKGISPALLSMIDSKNIVRPDGSKESPSNEPSVDSMQLARLEKKSNTKFFLDDAKQPFVCGNSSMVPPDPAKVYGHFQRTIVVQTPIARFNVSGQQWVKQGQPVDLVFQCSGSPPFEFCVNFMPSPHNMTGNETCDHGWEPARDGICRYQLHRFFFDKKLGSIVFFVRNRISNYITQVGIQFYENQPKSQLSVIIVPIGFCLLAVTLVVFGVAYYIQNRDRFIVEVADFNFGDTSSLDDDMEYKTFHQRLVDSLRDSVRVPRFNFRRSSAHDVDDVSPGGGPGGDSSLRYGSMT, encoded by the exons ATGTGGTCCGTGTGCAAGATCCGCGGGCGTGGTAGAACTGGCCAGGCATTAGTTTGGAGCATTGTTACGTCCATTCTCGCCATTCTACTGCAACCAG CGAATGCCACCCAGTACCGAGTGGATATAAAAACGTCGGTAGTCTATGGCCCAAATACGACGGTAAATATCGACGCCGTTCTGTACACGGACGGAGCGTTGGTCAAAGACGATTACATTGTCTATTGGCGCGACAACACACCACTGCAGCACCGGATAGAT GATATCAGCTCGCAGGTTCCCCGTTTTAATTGGACCATTTCGTTCCCTCATTCGGTCCCGTCCGGTACGTACGAAGCTACCATAACGGTGAAGAAGCTATGGGTGTTTGTTCCGTTAGATTGTGCCAAGGCATCTGTAAAGTTTAACCTGACCA GCATACTTAGCGGGGAGCTGCAGTTGTCACAGAACGACACACTCGTTGATAGCACGTACATAGCGAGCACCTTGCCGCTCAACCAGAGCGTTAGCGTTTCGGAACGGGACCGTGTAGCGCTCGAGGAGGCCGCATACGTGCGAACGTTTTGGTTCATCAATTGCCAGTACATCGGTACATCGAGCGAACTTTCCACATTGGGCAACTACACGAAGGAGAACGAAACATACACCATCGAGGCTTTGGTGGTAGCATCCTTTGAGAAG CTTCCCGACccaacaaccacaaccactaccacaaccacaaccaccaccactaccaccaccaccaccacaccagccacaacaacgacaacgacaacaacaacatcgacaACACCACCCACAActacaacatcaacaacccCCGCCACTACGACCACGAGTTCCACATCAACAACCACATCGACTCCAAAACCCAAAGAATTATCGTCAACGGAACCAACTTCTGGCAGTTCCGGTCATCCACTTCCGACCGGCTGGCAGCGCAGTAGGCGGGATGCGAATCCTTCGCTCAGGCTGGACTCGAGCGCGGGTGACGTATTGTCACTGAAAGGCATAAGCCCAGCGTTGCTTAGTATGATAGACAGTAAAA ACATTGTGCGGCCAGATGGCTCCAAGGAATCGCCCTCAAACGAGCCATCGGTGGACAGTATGCAACTAGCAAGGCTAGAAAAGAAATCCAACACAAAGTTCTTCCTGGATGATGCAAAACAGCCGTTCGTTTGTGGCAACAGTTCGATGGTCCCGCCGGATCCGGCCAAAGTGTACGGCCACTTTCAGCGAACGATCGTCGTACAGA CTCCGATCGCTCGTTTCAACGTCTCGGGACAGCAGTGGGTTAAGCAGGGCCAACCGGTTGACCTTGTGTTTCAGTGCAGTGGTTCACCACCGTTTGAGTTTTGTGTCAACTTCATGCCAA GCCCCCACAATATGACAGGCAACGAAACCTGTGATCACGGATGGGAACCGGCGAGAGATGGCATTTGTCGCTATCAACTTCATCGGTTTTTCTTTGACAAAAAGCTCGGTTCgatcgtgttttttgtgcGTAATCGCATTTCCAACTACATAACCCAAGTCGGCATCCAGTTCTACGAGA ATCAGCCGAAGTCGCAGCTCTCGGTGATAATTGTACCGATCGGGTTCTGTCTGCTCGCCGTTACGCTGGTAGTATTTGGTGTGGCGTACTACATTCAGAACCGTGATCGGTTTATCGTGGAGGTGGCAGACTTCAACTTTGGTGACACGAGTTCGCTGGACGACGACATGGAGTACAAAACGTTCCACCAACGGCTGGTAGACAGTTTGCGGGACTCGGTCAGAGTACCACGCTTCAACTTCCGCCGGTCCAGTGCGCACGACGTGGACGATGTGTCGCCTGGAGGAGGGCCAGGCGGCGATTCTTCGTTGCGTTACGGATCGATGACCTAA